The sequence CCAGTAATTCAACTTACTATCAATCAAATATTTTTTCATTCTATTTTTCTCATTATTGATTGTTTCAATATCATTTCCTTTCAAGCTTTTATAGTAATCTGTCAATAGCTTACTAAGCGATTGATAGACCATATCAAAATCTTTCGCTTTTATTCCAAATTCCTTCCTTATTTTATTTTTATACTTCACAAAATAATGAGCATAGCCACTTTCACGCTCGATGACATGTAACAAACTCAACAAATAATAATTTAATATTTCATCTTCCTCAAGGCTTCCAGAAGACTTTAAAATTTTTAAAGCTTCTATTTCCTTTTCCACTTTTATACAAACCTCATTCATTTCCAAAACTTGTATAATTTCATCTTCATCATATTCAAGATTAACGAAAAACTCCTTTCTATAACTACTGTCTACAACTCCGCTGGTAGCGTTATTCACTTCGTTGCCTCTCAATTGATTTTGTAGTGCTTCCAATTCCTTTTCCATTTCCAGCAATTCCTTAATTTCTTCATTACTTAAATTATCCAAACCTTTATCCATCAACCTTTCTATAAATTTTTCAATCACTTTCATTTTTTCTATTACATCCAAAAAACATTCCTCCATTCATTTTTTAACACACAAATTAATTATTCGTTTGTTATTACAAACTAAGTATATTACACAAATAATTAATCCATCAACCGATTTTTACGCACTTTGATTATTTTTTACATAAAATTAAAAATAGATGTACAAAAATGTACATCTACTTCAATAAAGTTCACTTATAACCTAAGCTGATAGGAGATTTCCCAGCATGAAGTAAAGGGCATCCTATACATAGACCGCTATTATTTACTTTATCGCATAAGAACGGTTTGAAGCCTTTTTCAGCCAGCTCCTCGAACTTTCCTGTCACTTCACTTGGGTTGTATTTATAATAGTCCTTGCTCCATTCATGAGCCTTTTCAAAGCCGTTTGTTAAATTGGCACATAACATCAGTAACAAATTCCAGTCTTCATATTCACATTCATTTTGGTTGTCGGCATGATGCCTTACCCAGTTACAACGTTCATAAATCAAGTTTCCATCAGCCTTATTATTAGAAGGGTAGCGTTTCTGTTGCGATTGCTTCGCTAGTTTACGCTGATATTTTTCTATACTATCTTTCAAAAAAGTTTTCACATCTTCGTACACTAATCTATTTTCCTCATCAAGATATTCAATCGTAACTCGCTTTGGGTTTTCTATATTTTTAAGATTCAACGTGAACGGCACACGCATCATTTTTAAAACATTGGACTTATCAATTTTCTTCCCTACCTTGTTAGCCTCCTGATTGACGTACTCGCTAAATAACCTATAAATCAAATTGATTTCCTTACGTTCCTCAATTGTTTCAAGCCGCAATACTTCATTAAATTTGTAGTACGCATGTAGACCGCCACCACTATTAACAATCATGCTAGGCTTAATAGGTAAAGCCATCATAAAATCAGTAGCTTGCTGGAAGCTGCTGAAGTATCTATTGTGCTGCTCATTGTGATGCCCCTCTACCTCAACATCAATATCGAGCCATAGTCCAAATACCTCACTAACGGTACTAACCTTGCCCCGTACCCTACTTAGAATACTTTGAGTAAGTGCTGCTATATCTGCCTTAAAATAGCCGTGTATATCATTATGGCTATACTCATTCAACTGCTGTTGCATCGTATCAAAACTGACCAAATCTCTTTGTAACTCGGCTTTCTTTCTATTTAAATTGATACCTAGCTCTCTTTCCTTTTGCTCAATACTACGCAACAAACGCTTCGATTTTTCTTGCTCCGCTTTATTGCCATTGCCATAACTACGATTGATATATTTTTTATACAATGCTTCTATTATTTCATGCTTGCTCTTACTTTCTTGTACCTTCTCTATTTTGGCTTCCTTTTCAAGTTGCAAAGCTAGATTTATTTGAATCGTATTGCCTTTAGCTGCTTCCGCCTCGATACGATTAACCACGCTATCTTTATCAGCTACTTCAATGAATTCACTAGCTTTTGTATCGATATTGAACAACAGTATTTTACCTTCATAATTATAATCACTAGGATATAAATACTCCAAAAATGCAATAATATTATCTATCATTTAATCCAATCACCTTCATTTCAATTCTTGTAACTTAATTATAAGATAAACAACTAGGCATCGTCTACGGAACTTTACACAGTTATAATTAATAATTATTTACACTACTAGAGTTACAAAAGTTACTCATATTACACTGCTGATTTATATTATTAATTATATTTATATAGATAATAATTCATTATCTATACTACCTTGAGATAGTGTAACTTTTGTAACCTCTATATATTTATAATCTATTGTCAGTAATATTAAGTAGACTTTTAAAGAATATAAAGCGTTATAAACGCTGATATATCAACGTTTTCCAAATTTTTTAGAAATTAAATGTACATTATACAATTAATATTTCAAATAAAACAGGTGTAACCAGCGTAATCAAAAATGTAACTTTCAGATTTAGAAACGTAACCCATTTTCTCTATATATGACCTACTTCATATAAAATTTCGCAATAAAAAAACGCTACTCCACGTGGGTAGCATTTATTGAGCAATATTGAATTGTTATGATATTTTTTAATATGCCGTTCATCTCCCATTTTTAATAACATGACTATTGTATAGATTTCCACTAAACTATGCTGATAATAAATATCTCTACCAACAAATTCAATTTATTTTTTCAAACTTCAATGATATATCTTTTGAATTGTTTATTTTTGACTGATATAAATGAATTTTTTGTCTTTCCGCATAATATTTTATTTGTTGTAAGTATTCTTCCTTAAAATTTAAGCCTAAATATATTGCACTTGGTTTCATAAAGGATATTTTTATACCATGTTCACCTAGTTCATTATGGATATTTGAAGGAAGTATTATCCGCCATTCATTCTCATATCCCCAATCTGGATGTTTCTCTAATAATGAAATCAATTCAGCCACTCTTGTTTTTTCAGAACCACTGTGGTTCAATGAAGCAGCTTTAATCATATCACTAATATCACTTCTAGTGATTTTATACTCTACTGGAAAAAGAAAATTTAAAGGATTAATTTTACTTTCTTGGTCGTCTTCAAACATATGACTTGTTTTTAAATCATACTCTACACAAATTCCGCTATTTTTTTCTGCATAATTTCCCCACAATACATAATTGTTGTTCGTTGTAGAGAAACTGCCTATTACGGCATGTTTATAGAACTCATTTACCATTTGAGCTATTTCTTTATCATGCATACTAAACTCTTTCAGAATAGATTCTGAAACAAACCCTTCCAATGAATCAGAATACCCTGATAAAATATCATACACATTCTTTTCTTCATGATTAAGTGGACTACTTTCAAAAGGGTCATTTAACAGACATCTTTTACTCAACCAAATTTGCTGTTCTAATAAGGTTTCACATGTTTTATCATTAATCGGTTGATATTTATATAGCTTATTCGGACGTTTAGATTTAGCAAAGTCCATTAAAGTTTTTATTGAAATATCAACGTCATTCTCATTGTAGTAATCTTCAGTCCAGTCCATAAAATATCTCCTCTGCTAAAGATTATTAAAAACAAGCTTTATATCGCCCCATTATTCCTTAAGTTTCTCATTATTTGAGGATTATCATTCTCAACACTATAGAAGAAGTTTTCATCTACATGATTTTCAATATCCCAGTCCTCTATACCCCATTCATTGGTAGTAACCAGTATGATTTTCCTAGATTGTGTACGTTTTATTTCATCCAAAAATTTCATGTATCTTTTTGAATTTTTAAGTACCGATTCCACTGGATAAAACAAACTAAAAGTATCTTCATTTCCTTTGGGATTATTTTGTGTGTGAGTCGCATAACTGCTAAAGTTTACACTCATTTTCCCTAATTTATAAATAGCTGTTGATTTAATTGAATTAGGTAGCAAATTTTTATTGAATGCTCCGTTAACATGGTGGGGCATATCAGACATAGAACCAGTTCTAATAATCCCTTTGTTAAATACTTGATTTAAACAAGAAAGTGTTACTCTTAACTTAGCTTCGTTATCATAACCTCTTACTAGCATTGTTCTTTTATCAACATCATTTAAAAACTTTGTTATAGCATCAATTGCTTTTTGC comes from Sporosarcina sp. FSL K6-3457 and encodes:
- a CDS encoding DUF2971 domain-containing protein, whose amino-acid sequence is MDWTEDYYNENDVDISIKTLMDFAKSKRPNKLYKYQPINDKTCETLLEQQIWLSKRCLLNDPFESSPLNHEEKNVYDILSGYSDSLEGFVSESILKEFSMHDKEIAQMVNEFYKHAVIGSFSTTNNNYVLWGNYAEKNSGICVEYDLKTSHMFEDDQESKINPLNFLFPVEYKITRSDISDMIKAASLNHSGSEKTRVAELISLLEKHPDWGYENEWRIILPSNIHNELGEHGIKISFMKPSAIYLGLNFKEEYLQQIKYYAERQKIHLYQSKINNSKDISLKFEKIN